The genomic window TTCATGCCCGCGTTCTACATCATGTTCTTCGCGGCGGTGGCGGGCGTCGGCGTGCTCACGATGCGGGAGACGGCTCGTCGTCCGCTCATCGGCTCGGTGCCGACGGTCGAGACGAAGGCCGAGGCGGTGGAACTCGTCAAGGGGCAGGACGACAACCCGCTCATCGACACCCACACGATGCCGCTCGACATCCTGCCCGCCGCGTCGACCACCGGCGCCGCGGCGGACGGCCGGGACGGACGCGTCACGACGCCCGCCGACTAGCGGGTTCGTCGACGCGTTCGTCGAGGACGACGCGTTCGGTGATCACGATCGGGGCGGGTGCGCGGTGCGCATCCGCCCCGTCGCGTCCGACCCGTTCGAGGAGCGCGGCCTGCCAGCCGCCGCTCGCGACCGGCTTCGCCGGGGCGGACGGCACGGTCGGGTCCTGGTCCTCAGCCGCCGGCTCGCGCGGCGCATCCGGCCCACGTTCCTCGACGAGGGCCTCCTGGACGATCCGTCGGGGATCGAACTGTCGAGGGTCGAGGCGTTTCCACTCGGCCGGGTCGAACTCCGATCCGAGCTCCTCGGCTGCTCGCGCCTTGGTCGTGGCGACGAGGTCGCGGACGGTGCGGACGAGCACTCCGAGTCGCTCGGCGTACACCGGCAACTGTTTCGGGCCGATGAGCACGGCCGCGAGGACGCCGATGACGATCAGCTTGTCCATGGTGAGTCCGAACACGATGCGCTCCGATGATCAGGCAGCCGGAGTGTCGGCGCGGGGGTCGGTGTCGGCCGACACCTCGTCCTTCAGGATGCGTGCCGACTGCCCGACGCTGCGGGCGAGGCTCGGGAGCTTCGCGGCACCGAAGAACAGCAGGATGACGGCGAGGACGATGAGGGCGTGCCAGCCGGTGAGGTTCTGGAGGAATCCCATGACGGGTCCTTTCGGGTCGATGCGGGTCGGGACAGGAACGCGTGGAGGTGCCGCGGTCAGCGTCCGCTCGGCGGCGTTCCTCCGCCGCCGCCAGCCCCGCCACCGCCGGACGGGGCAGCACCGGCGGTCGGCGTCGTCGTGGTGTCCACCCGGACGGTGAGCGCCACCTGATACCCGGAGGTCGCGTCACCCGTCACCGTCGCGAGTTGCAGGGCACCGCCGTCGTCGCCGAAGACGTTGTCGTCGTCGAGACTCACCTGGGCGAGGTTCGCGCTCGAACCGTCGTAGCCCGACAGGGCGTAGACGGTGTCGCACGCCGCCTGCGGGAGGGCGACCTGCGAGGTCGCGATGGCGTTCGCGGAGTCGGAGATGTCCGCGACCGTGGGGTACACCTCGAAGTGGATGTGCGGCCACCGGCCCGAATAGCAGGCCGGGAAGATCGAGGTGTACGAAACGGTCCCCGAGCTGTCGGCGACCTGGACGCCGCGGAGGTAGGTCTCGTCCTCGATCCCGTCGGAGTACATCGAGTAGCCGCCCGACGCGTCGCAGTGCCAGACGTACACGGCGACGTCGGCGAACGGGGCGTCACCGTTCGCCATGTCGAGGATGGTGAGCGAGAGGGCCATGGGGACTCCGCTCGCGGTGGTGTCCGACCCGATGCTCGACCGGATGTCGCTGCGGACGATGCCGGACTCCTCGAGCACGTCGGCTCCGTTGGAGCCGTCGCCCGGGTAGGGGCCTGCGGTCTCGTCGGGGATCTCGCCTGATGGGAGGTCGCCGGTCGCGGTCGCGGTGCCCGTGTCGGTACTCGCGGCGCCGGAGCTCGTGCTGCTGCTGCCGGACGCCCCGGTGGAGCAGGCGGCGAGCGCGACGGCCCCGACCCCGGCACCCACGAGGCTCAGCACCGTGCGCCGGCTGACGAGGGTTCCGAGGTCGAACGCGACGCCCTGGTCGACGACCTCCTCGTCGGCCCGGTCGAGCAGACGGCCCTCGTAGGCCGGGCCGTCCGGGGTGGTCTCGGGTGCTGGGATCCTGCTCATGGTGCGCCTCGCCTTCGTCTGCGATCGGTGGTCTCGATCGGTCGTGAGACGAGCATCGGCGTGGCGGCTATGGGCTTCCTATGAGCCGTCCATACGTCGTCGATGGGTCTGCTGGGCGGTTGCCGAGCCCGTGGATCAGCGCGGGGTGGCCTTGAGTCCGTTTGGCGGCCCGTCGCGGTCGGACGCGGTGCGCGGGACGTCGTACCGCACGAGGGCGTCCGCGCGTTCCAGGCTCGGTTGCACACTCATCAACACCCGCTTGAGCGGATCGATGTCCCAGGCGATGACGAAGTACGCGTCGGCACCACCCCGATCACGGCGCCGTTCGATGACCGCCTTCGGGATCACGGGATCGTTCCGCATCACGAGCCACGTGTCGTGGTCGAGGCGGATCGGACGCGGGCGGGTCATGGATCGAACATACGTTCGAATGTCGCGTGAGGCAAGTCGATACTCGAGCT from Plantibacter flavus includes these protein-coding regions:
- a CDS encoding twin-arginine translocase TatA/TatE family subunit; translation: MGFLQNLTGWHALIVLAVILLFFGAAKLPSLARSVGQSARILKDEVSADTDPRADTPAA
- a CDS encoding intradiol ring-cleavage dioxygenase, yielding MSRIPAPETTPDGPAYEGRLLDRADEEVVDQGVAFDLGTLVSRRTVLSLVGAGVGAVALAACSTGASGSSSTSSGAASTDTGTATATGDLPSGEIPDETAGPYPGDGSNGADVLEESGIVRSDIRSSIGSDTTASGVPMALSLTILDMANGDAPFADVAVYVWHCDASGGYSMYSDGIEDETYLRGVQVADSSGTVSYTSIFPACYSGRWPHIHFEVYPTVADISDSANAIATSQVALPQAACDTVYALSGYDGSSANLAQVSLDDDNVFGDDGGALQLATVTGDATSGYQVALTVRVDTTTTPTAGAAPSGGGGAGGGGGTPPSGR